Proteins encoded within one genomic window of Actinoplanes octamycinicus:
- the tsaB gene encoding tRNA (adenosine(37)-N6)-threonylcarbamoyltransferase complex dimerization subunit type 1 TsaB: protein MLVLALDTATPASTAALVEVTADGLFGVAESRTVDPRAHGEKLAPEIAAVLAEAGVRPRDLTAIVAGLGPGPFTGLRVGLATAAGMGQALGIPAYGVCSLDALGRAAGPGRVLIATDARRREVYHATYADGVRQTGPDVAKPADVVVNADKAAGEGALKYGDVFGVPVEEHLLYPPGAALVAIAADRIRAGAPGEILTPLYLRRPDAVEPAGRKPVLT, encoded by the coding sequence GTGCTCGTTCTAGCTCTGGACACCGCCACGCCGGCCTCGACCGCGGCGCTCGTCGAGGTCACCGCCGACGGCCTGTTCGGGGTGGCGGAAAGCCGCACCGTCGACCCCCGCGCGCACGGCGAGAAACTGGCGCCGGAGATCGCGGCGGTGCTCGCCGAGGCCGGCGTCCGGCCCCGCGACCTGACCGCGATCGTGGCCGGCCTGGGCCCGGGGCCGTTCACCGGCCTGCGGGTGGGACTGGCCACGGCGGCCGGCATGGGTCAGGCGCTGGGCATCCCGGCCTACGGGGTGTGCTCGCTGGACGCGCTGGGGCGGGCGGCCGGTCCGGGACGGGTGCTGATCGCCACGGACGCGCGGCGGCGCGAGGTGTATCACGCGACGTATGCGGACGGCGTACGGCAAACCGGTCCTGATGTTGCGAAGCCGGCCGATGTAGTGGTGAATGCAGACAAGGCGGCCGGTGAGGGTGCGCTGAAATACGGTGACGTCTTCGGTGTGCCGGTCGAGGAGCACCTGCTCTACCCGCCCGGCGCCGCGCTGGTGGCGATCGCCGCCGACCGGATCCGGGCCGGGGCCCCGGGCGAGATCCTCACGCCGCTCTATCTGCGTCGTCCGGACGCCGTCGAGCCGGCCGGCCGCAAGCCGGTACTGACGTGA
- a CDS encoding sugar ABC transporter substrate-binding protein, protein MRKGLFALAAVGLLATGSMAACGDDKSDDTATGSGTGAKAGKVGVILPDTKSSARWETADTKYLTEAFKAAGVEAEIKNAQGDKNSFQTIADGMIQSGVKVLMIVNLDSGTGKNVLENAKKAGIATIDYDRLTLNGGANYYVSFDNNEVGKLQGQGLVDCLTAAKAVKPVVSYLNGSPTDNNATLFKEGYDSVLKPKFDSGEFVKGPDDAVPDWDNAKGGTIFEQQLTKNPKIAGVLAANDGLGNAAIEVLKKNKLNGKVPVTGQDATVQGLQNILAGDQCMTVYKAIKKEADAAAELAIALAKGEKPTTATGTVTDPESKATVPSVLLKPEAITKENVKKVVDDGFVTKAELCTAAFADACTKAGIS, encoded by the coding sequence ATGCGTAAGGGACTGTTCGCCCTTGCCGCCGTCGGCCTCCTGGCCACCGGCAGCATGGCCGCCTGCGGCGACGACAAGAGCGACGACACCGCGACTGGCAGCGGCACCGGCGCGAAGGCCGGCAAGGTCGGCGTGATCCTGCCCGACACCAAGAGCTCGGCTCGCTGGGAGACGGCGGACACCAAGTACCTGACCGAGGCGTTCAAGGCCGCGGGCGTCGAGGCCGAGATCAAGAACGCTCAGGGCGACAAGAACTCGTTCCAGACCATCGCCGACGGCATGATCCAGAGCGGCGTCAAGGTTCTGATGATCGTCAACCTGGACTCCGGCACCGGTAAGAACGTCCTGGAGAACGCCAAGAAGGCCGGCATCGCGACGATCGACTACGACCGTCTGACGCTGAACGGTGGCGCGAACTACTACGTCTCGTTCGACAACAACGAGGTCGGCAAGCTGCAGGGCCAGGGCCTGGTGGACTGCCTCACCGCGGCCAAGGCGGTCAAGCCGGTCGTGTCGTACCTGAACGGCTCGCCGACCGACAACAACGCCACCCTGTTCAAGGAGGGCTACGACTCGGTCCTCAAGCCGAAGTTCGACTCGGGCGAGTTCGTCAAGGGCCCGGACGACGCGGTTCCGGACTGGGACAACGCCAAGGGCGGCACCATCTTCGAGCAGCAGCTCACCAAGAACCCGAAGATCGCCGGCGTGCTCGCCGCGAACGACGGTCTCGGTAACGCGGCCATCGAGGTGCTGAAGAAGAACAAGCTGAACGGCAAGGTCCCGGTGACCGGCCAGGACGCCACCGTGCAGGGTCTGCAGAACATCCTCGCGGGCGACCAGTGCATGACCGTCTACAAGGCGATCAAGAAGGAGGCCGACGCGGCCGCCGAGCTGGCCATCGCGCTGGCCAAGGGCGAGAAGCCGACCACGGCCACCGGCACCGTCACCGACCCGGAGTCCAAGGCGACCGTTCCGTCCGTGCTGCTGAAGCCGGAGGCGATCACCAAGGAGAACGTCAAGAAGGTCGTCGACGACGGCTTCGTGACCAAGGCGGAGCTCTGCACCGCTGCGTTCGCCGACGCCTGCACCAAGGCGGGCATCAGCTGA
- the rimI gene encoding ribosomal protein S18-alanine N-acetyltransferase yields the protein MRIERFRWWHIAEVLPLEEDLFGAEKWSAAMFWNELAQRNHYVVALEGDAVVGYAGLSIVDREESWVQNIAVRRDAQRLGIGRALLENLLAEAERNRVGRMLLEVAVDNHPAQKLYATYDFEPVGIRRGYYQPSNTDALVMMRDA from the coding sequence GTGAGGATCGAGCGGTTCCGCTGGTGGCACATCGCCGAGGTGCTCCCGCTGGAGGAGGATCTGTTCGGCGCCGAGAAGTGGTCGGCGGCGATGTTCTGGAACGAGCTGGCCCAGCGCAACCACTACGTGGTCGCCCTCGAAGGTGACGCGGTGGTGGGTTATGCCGGGCTCTCCATCGTGGACCGCGAGGAGTCCTGGGTGCAGAACATCGCGGTCCGGCGGGACGCCCAGCGGCTCGGCATCGGCCGCGCCCTGCTGGAAAATCTGCTGGCCGAGGCGGAGCGGAACCGGGTCGGCCGGATGCTGCTCGAGGTGGCGGTCGACAACCATCCGGCGCAGAAGCTGTACGCCACCTACGATTTCGAGCCGGTCGGCATCCGGCGCGGCTACTACCAACCGAGCAACACGGACGCCCTGGTGATGATGCGAGATGCGTGA
- a CDS encoding ABC transporter ATP-binding protein, whose translation MTQALPVASRSQAWRYARSLFRAHPGMFRATVGLHLLAALAGLAGPRLLGELVQEVQRGTPTGQLDRLAATLAGFVLLQSVLIRYAYLASARLGEQVLARLREEFIARVLSLPLGTVESAGTGDLLTRTTRDVDALSKCVRLAVPETTIALLTGGLVVVALIAVDPVLAAPLLVGVPITVAGTRWYVRRAPSGYLRQNAAYSEVTDGLTETVEGARTVEALGRQGQRVARTDRDLYRSWRAERYTLFLRTVWWPVIEVSYVIPMVLTLLTGGWMYLRGTVTLGALTAAVVYVQQLIHPLDRLLSWLDELQVGAASLARLLGVAEAPQPPRRDAPAPDGSPLEVRGVRFGYVEGREVLHGVDLTLRPGERLAVVGPSGAGKSTLGRLLAGLHQPTEGSVTVGGVPLSELAPDRLRAEVALVSQEHHVFVGTLRDNVAMARPRAPEPDVRTALAAVHALEWADGLPDGLDTVIGDGGLPLTAAQAQQVALARLILADPHTLVLDEATALLDPRAARDLERSLAAVVHGRTVVAIAHRLFSAHDADRVAVVEDGRITELGSHDELVAANGSYAALWREWQGEAPEKPPDTARARPREDAPL comes from the coding sequence GTGACCCAAGCGCTACCGGTCGCCAGCCGCTCCCAGGCCTGGCGGTACGCCCGATCGTTGTTCCGCGCCCACCCCGGCATGTTCCGCGCCACCGTCGGCCTGCACCTGCTCGCCGCGCTGGCCGGGCTGGCCGGCCCCCGGCTGCTCGGCGAGCTGGTCCAGGAGGTGCAGCGCGGGACGCCGACCGGCCAGCTGGACCGGCTGGCCGCCACGCTGGCCGGGTTCGTGCTGCTGCAGTCGGTGCTGATCCGCTATGCCTATCTCGCCTCGGCCCGGCTCGGTGAGCAGGTGCTGGCCCGGCTGCGCGAGGAGTTCATCGCCCGGGTGCTGAGCCTGCCGCTGGGCACCGTCGAGTCGGCCGGCACCGGGGACCTGCTGACCCGCACCACCCGGGACGTGGACGCGCTCTCCAAGTGCGTCCGGCTGGCCGTCCCGGAGACCACGATCGCGCTGCTCACCGGCGGGCTGGTGGTGGTCGCGCTGATCGCGGTGGACCCGGTGCTGGCCGCCCCGCTGCTGGTCGGCGTGCCGATCACGGTGGCCGGCACCCGGTGGTACGTGCGTCGTGCCCCGTCCGGCTACCTGCGGCAGAACGCGGCGTACTCGGAGGTGACCGACGGGCTCACCGAGACGGTCGAGGGGGCCCGGACGGTGGAGGCGCTGGGGCGGCAGGGGCAGCGGGTGGCGCGTACCGACCGGGACCTCTACCGGTCCTGGCGGGCCGAGCGGTACACGCTGTTCCTGCGCACCGTCTGGTGGCCGGTGATCGAGGTCAGCTACGTGATCCCGATGGTCCTCACGCTGCTCACCGGCGGCTGGATGTACCTGCGCGGCACGGTCACGCTGGGCGCGCTGACCGCCGCCGTGGTCTACGTCCAGCAGCTGATCCACCCGCTCGACCGGCTGCTCTCCTGGCTGGACGAGCTGCAGGTGGGCGCGGCGTCGCTGGCCCGGCTGCTCGGCGTGGCCGAGGCGCCGCAGCCGCCGCGGCGGGACGCGCCGGCGCCGGACGGCAGCCCGCTCGAGGTACGCGGTGTGCGGTTCGGCTACGTCGAAGGGCGCGAGGTGCTGCACGGCGTCGACCTGACCCTGCGGCCCGGCGAGCGGCTCGCCGTGGTCGGCCCGTCCGGCGCCGGGAAGTCCACGCTGGGCCGGCTGCTGGCCGGCCTGCACCAGCCCACCGAGGGCAGCGTCACGGTCGGCGGGGTGCCGCTGAGCGAGCTCGCCCCGGACCGGCTGCGGGCCGAGGTGGCGCTGGTCAGCCAGGAACACCACGTCTTCGTCGGGACGCTGCGGGACAACGTGGCGATGGCCCGGCCGCGGGCCCCGGAGCCGGACGTCCGGACCGCGCTGGCCGCCGTGCACGCCCTGGAGTGGGCGGACGGGCTGCCGGACGGGCTGGACACGGTGATCGGCGACGGCGGGCTGCCGCTGACCGCCGCGCAGGCGCAGCAGGTGGCGCTGGCCCGGCTGATCCTGGCCGACCCGCACACGCTGGTGCTGGACGAGGCGACCGCGCTGCTCGACCCGCGGGCGGCGCGGGACCTGGAACGCTCGCTCGCCGCGGTGGTGCACGGGCGGACCGTGGTGGCGATCGCGCACCGGCTCTTCTCGGCGCACGACGCGGACCGGGTCGCGGTGGTCGAGGACGGCCGGATCACCGAGCTCGGGTCGCACGACGAGTTGGTCGCGGCGAACGGGTCCTACGCGGCGCTGTGGCGGGAGTGGCAGGGCGAGGCCCCGGAGAAACCCCCGGACACGGCAAGGGCGCGCCCCCGGGAGGACGCGCCCTTGTGA
- the tsaD gene encoding tRNA (adenosine(37)-N6)-threonylcarbamoyltransferase complex transferase subunit TsaD, protein MRDDSPKRGTKDEPLVLGIETSCDETGIGIVRGHTLLADALASSVEQHARFGGVVPEVASRAHLEALVPTMQRALDQAGVTLADVDAIAVTSGPGLAGALLVGVAAAKGYALAAEKPIYGVNHLAAHVAVDTLEHGPLPEPAIAMLVSGGHSSLLLVDDLTAGVTPLGATIDDAAGEAFDKVARLLGLGFPGGPIIDRSARDGDPASIAFPRGLTAPKDQAAHRFDFSFSGLKTAVARWVEARERAGEPVPVADVSASFQEAVCDVLTAKAIDACRSNGVSTLVIGGGVAANSRLRVLAEERAAKHGISVRVPRPQLCTDNGAMVAALGSHLVAAGVAPSRLDLPADSSMSLTAVSVPG, encoded by the coding sequence ATGCGTGACGACTCCCCGAAACGCGGCACGAAGGACGAGCCGCTGGTCCTCGGGATCGAGACCTCCTGCGACGAGACCGGCATCGGGATCGTGCGCGGGCACACCCTGCTCGCCGACGCGCTGGCGTCCAGTGTGGAGCAGCATGCCCGGTTCGGCGGGGTGGTGCCCGAGGTGGCCAGCCGGGCGCACCTGGAGGCGCTGGTCCCGACCATGCAGCGGGCTCTCGACCAGGCCGGCGTCACCCTGGCCGACGTCGACGCGATCGCGGTGACCAGCGGTCCCGGCCTGGCCGGCGCGCTGCTGGTCGGGGTGGCCGCGGCCAAGGGTTACGCGCTCGCCGCGGAGAAGCCGATCTACGGGGTGAACCATCTGGCCGCGCACGTCGCGGTGGACACTCTGGAGCACGGGCCGCTGCCCGAGCCGGCGATCGCCATGCTGGTCTCCGGCGGGCACTCGTCGCTGCTGCTGGTCGACGACCTGACCGCGGGGGTGACCCCGCTCGGCGCGACCATCGACGACGCGGCCGGCGAGGCCTTCGACAAGGTGGCCCGGCTGCTCGGGCTGGGCTTCCCGGGCGGCCCGATCATCGACCGGTCGGCCCGCGACGGTGACCCGGCCTCGATCGCCTTCCCGCGCGGCCTGACCGCGCCCAAGGACCAGGCCGCGCACCGCTTCGACTTCTCCTTCTCCGGGCTGAAGACCGCGGTGGCCCGCTGGGTGGAGGCGCGCGAGCGGGCCGGTGAGCCGGTGCCGGTGGCCGACGTCTCGGCCAGCTTCCAGGAGGCGGTCTGCGATGTGCTCACCGCCAAGGCGATCGACGCCTGCCGGAGCAACGGCGTGTCCACACTGGTCATCGGCGGTGGGGTGGCGGCCAACTCGCGGTTGCGGGTGCTCGCCGAGGAGCGTGCCGCAAAACACGGCATTTCGGTACGGGTGCCCCGCCCCCAGCTGTGCACCGACAACGGGGCGATGGTGGCCGCGCTCGGCTCGCATCTGGTCGCGGCCGGCGTCGCGCCGAGCCGGCTGGATCTGCCGGCCGATTCCTCGATGAGTTTGACCGCGGTCAGCGTGCCGGGGTAG
- a CDS encoding ABC transporter transmembrane domain-containing protein produces MRRLPVADPGLPDARSATRYLSWLVRRSRMTIITAIALSAAWMGCQSLVPAMVGRAIDAAATENGRALAGWGLALLVIGVLQALIGITRHRYSVANWLGAGFRTVQVTVRRANRLGSALPGRLEAGEVVAIGTSDINHIGGAVDVAARGTGALLAVTTVTVLLLHTSVPLGLVVLVGVPVLMVVVGGLIRPLHRRQQAYREQQGRLTGRAADLVTGLRVLRGVGGEEVMVARYREQSQALRAAGVRTAAVESLLESAQVLLPGAFLVLITWLGARFAAGNRITVGQLVSFYAYAAFLVAPLRQLTDSIDKLTRGHVSARRVIGMLRLPQGLADPPDPLPMPDGDLADPESGVRVAAGRLTAIVAEDPADAARIADRLGRYADGATLGGVPLAELPLAAVRRRILVAENEARLFSGRLRSDLDPHRSGLLPAALEAAAAQDIVDGLPGGLDSVVAERGRSFSGGQQQRLRLARALVADPEILILVEPTNAVDAHTEARIAERISVLRAGRTTVVCTSSPLVLGHADRVLYLEQGRVVAAGTHHELLETEPRYARVVLREEQS; encoded by the coding sequence ATGCGCAGACTGCCCGTGGCCGATCCCGGCCTGCCCGACGCCCGGTCCGCCACCCGATACCTCAGCTGGCTGGTCCGGCGCTCCCGTATGACGATCATCACGGCGATCGCGCTCTCCGCCGCCTGGATGGGCTGCCAGTCGCTGGTGCCCGCGATGGTCGGCCGGGCCATCGACGCGGCCGCCACGGAGAACGGGCGGGCGCTGGCCGGCTGGGGACTGGCCCTGCTGGTGATCGGCGTGCTGCAGGCGCTCATCGGGATCACCCGGCACCGCTACTCGGTGGCGAACTGGCTCGGGGCGGGATTCCGTACCGTGCAGGTCACCGTGCGCCGGGCGAACCGGCTCGGATCGGCGCTCCCCGGCCGGCTGGAGGCCGGTGAGGTGGTGGCGATCGGCACGTCCGACATCAACCACATCGGTGGCGCCGTCGACGTCGCCGCCCGCGGCACCGGCGCGCTGCTCGCCGTCACCACGGTCACCGTGCTGCTGCTGCACACCTCGGTCCCGCTCGGGCTGGTGGTGCTGGTCGGCGTGCCGGTGCTGATGGTGGTCGTGGGTGGACTGATCCGGCCGCTGCACCGGCGCCAGCAGGCCTACCGTGAACAGCAGGGTCGGCTCACCGGCCGGGCCGCCGACCTGGTCACCGGGCTGCGCGTGCTGCGCGGCGTGGGCGGCGAGGAGGTCATGGTGGCGCGCTACCGAGAACAGTCGCAGGCGCTGCGCGCGGCCGGGGTGCGCACCGCCGCGGTGGAGTCCCTTCTGGAGTCCGCGCAGGTGCTGCTGCCCGGCGCCTTCCTGGTCCTGATCACCTGGCTGGGCGCCCGGTTCGCGGCCGGCAACCGGATCACCGTGGGGCAGCTGGTCTCGTTCTACGCCTACGCGGCCTTCCTGGTGGCGCCGTTGCGGCAGCTCACCGACTCGATCGACAAACTGACCCGGGGGCACGTCTCGGCCCGCCGGGTGATCGGCATGCTGCGGCTGCCGCAGGGGCTGGCCGACCCGCCCGACCCGCTGCCGATGCCGGACGGCGACCTGGCCGACCCGGAGTCCGGGGTGCGCGTCGCGGCCGGCCGGCTGACCGCGATCGTCGCCGAGGACCCGGCCGACGCGGCCCGGATCGCCGACCGGCTCGGCCGCTACGCCGACGGCGCCACCCTGGGCGGGGTGCCGCTCGCCGAGCTGCCGCTGGCGGCGGTGCGCCGGCGGATCCTGGTGGCCGAGAACGAGGCGCGGCTCTTCTCCGGCCGGCTGCGGTCCGATCTGGACCCGCACCGCAGCGGCCTGCTCCCGGCCGCCCTGGAGGCGGCCGCCGCGCAGGACATCGTGGACGGTCTGCCGGGCGGGCTGGACAGCGTGGTCGCCGAGCGGGGCCGGTCGTTCTCCGGCGGCCAGCAGCAACGCCTGCGGCTGGCCCGGGCGCTGGTCGCCGACCCGGAGATCCTGATCCTGGTGGAGCCGACCAACGCGGTCGACGCGCACACCGAGGCCCGGATCGCCGAGCGGATCAGCGTGCTCCGGGCCGGGCGCACCACCGTCGTCTGCACGTCCAGCCCGCTCGTGCTGGGCCACGCCGACCGGGTGCTCTACCTGGAGCAGGGCCGGGTGGTGGCCGCCGGCACCCATCACGAGCTGCTGGAGACCGAGCCGCGGTACGCCCGTGTGGTGCTCCGTGAGGAGCAGTCGTGA
- the groL gene encoding chaperonin GroEL (60 kDa chaperone family; promotes refolding of misfolded polypeptides especially under stressful conditions; forms two stacked rings of heptamers to form a barrel-shaped 14mer; ends can be capped by GroES; misfolded proteins enter the barrel where they are refolded when GroES binds), translated as MAKILSFSDDARHLLEHGVNTLADTVKVTLGPRGRNVVLDKKFGAPTITNDGVTIAKEIELTDPYENLGAQLVKEVATKTNDVAGDGTTTATVLAQALVREGLRNVTAGANPIGLKRGMDQAAEAVSKALLGKAVEVADHKAIANVATISAQDATIGELIAEAMDRVGRDGVITVEEGSALHTELDVTEGLQFDKGFISPNFVTDAESQEAVLEDAHILLTTQKISSIEELLPLLEKVLQTGKPLLIVAEDVEGQALSTLVVNSLRKTLKVAAVKAPGFGDRRKAILQDLAIATGGELIAPELGYKLDQVGLEQLGSARRIVVDKENTTIVDGGGNAAEVADRVAQIRKEIEASDSDWDREKLSERLAKLSGGIAVIKVGAATEVEMKERKHRIEDAIAATKAAVEEGTVPGGGAALAQVATELDGGLGLSGEEAIGVSIVRKALVEPLRWIAQNAGHDGYVVVGKVGELGWGHGLNAATDEYVDLAAAGIIDPVKVTRNAVSNAVSIAGLLLTTESLVVEKPAEPAPAAGGGHGHSHGGHGHGHQHGPGF; from the coding sequence ATGGCGAAGATCCTCAGTTTCTCTGACGACGCCCGGCACCTGCTGGAGCACGGCGTCAACACGCTCGCCGACACGGTCAAGGTCACTCTCGGCCCGCGCGGCCGCAACGTCGTCCTGGACAAGAAGTTCGGCGCTCCGACGATCACCAACGACGGCGTCACCATCGCCAAGGAGATCGAGCTCACCGACCCGTACGAGAACCTTGGCGCGCAGCTGGTCAAGGAGGTGGCGACGAAGACCAACGACGTCGCCGGCGACGGGACCACCACCGCCACCGTGCTGGCGCAGGCGCTGGTCCGCGAGGGCCTGCGCAACGTCACCGCGGGCGCCAACCCGATCGGCCTCAAGCGGGGCATGGACCAGGCCGCCGAGGCCGTCTCCAAGGCGCTGCTGGGCAAGGCCGTCGAGGTCGCCGACCACAAGGCGATCGCCAACGTGGCCACCATCTCGGCCCAGGACGCCACCATCGGTGAGCTGATCGCCGAGGCGATGGACCGGGTCGGCCGGGACGGCGTGATCACCGTCGAGGAGGGCTCGGCGCTGCACACCGAGCTCGACGTCACCGAGGGTCTGCAGTTCGACAAGGGCTTCATCTCGCCGAACTTCGTGACCGACGCCGAGTCGCAGGAGGCGGTGCTGGAGGACGCGCACATCCTCCTCACCACGCAGAAGATCTCCAGCATCGAGGAGCTGCTCCCGCTGCTGGAGAAGGTGCTGCAGACCGGCAAGCCGCTGCTGATCGTGGCCGAGGACGTGGAGGGCCAGGCGCTCTCCACCCTGGTGGTCAACTCGCTGCGCAAGACCCTCAAGGTCGCCGCGGTGAAGGCCCCGGGTTTCGGTGACCGGCGCAAGGCGATCCTGCAGGACCTGGCGATCGCCACCGGCGGCGAGCTGATCGCCCCCGAGCTCGGCTACAAGCTCGACCAGGTCGGCCTGGAGCAGCTGGGCAGCGCCCGGCGCATCGTGGTCGACAAGGAGAACACCACCATCGTCGACGGTGGCGGGAACGCCGCCGAGGTCGCCGACCGGGTCGCGCAGATCCGCAAGGAGATCGAGGCGTCGGACTCCGACTGGGACCGGGAGAAGCTGTCCGAGCGGCTCGCGAAGCTCTCCGGCGGCATCGCGGTGATCAAGGTCGGTGCTGCGACCGAGGTCGAGATGAAGGAGCGCAAGCACCGCATCGAGGACGCCATCGCGGCGACCAAGGCGGCCGTGGAGGAGGGCACCGTCCCCGGCGGCGGCGCCGCCCTCGCGCAGGTCGCCACGGAGCTCGACGGCGGCCTGGGCCTGTCCGGCGAGGAGGCGATCGGCGTCTCGATCGTCCGCAAGGCGCTGGTCGAGCCGCTGCGCTGGATCGCTCAGAACGCCGGCCACGACGGTTACGTCGTGGTGGGCAAGGTCGGCGAGCTGGGCTGGGGCCACGGCCTCAACGCGGCCACCGACGAGTACGTGGACCTGGCCGCGGCCGGCATCATCGACCCGGTGAAGGTGACCCGCAACGCGGTCTCCAACGCCGTCTCGATCGCCGGCCTGCTGCTGACCACCGAGAGCCTCGTGGTGGAGAAGCCGGCCGAGCCGGCCCCCGCGGCGGGCGGCGGTCACGGGCACAGCCACGGCGGCCACGGGCACGGCCACCAGCACGGTCCGGGCTTCTGA
- the ybaK gene encoding Cys-tRNA(Pro) deacylase encodes MPKKAAGTPATALLAAERVPHTLHPYEVSPDAPNYGALVAGALGVAPERLFKTLVAEVDGRLVVGVVPVTGDLDLKALAQAAGGKRAALADRAAAERSSGYVRGGISPLGQRKRLPTVIDESATGLDLMYVSAGRRGLQVALAPADLVRLTSATVAPIRS; translated from the coding sequence ATGCCGAAGAAGGCGGCCGGCACCCCGGCCACTGCGCTGCTGGCCGCGGAGCGGGTTCCGCACACCCTGCATCCGTACGAGGTGTCGCCGGACGCCCCGAACTACGGCGCCCTGGTCGCGGGGGCTCTGGGAGTGGCGCCGGAGCGGCTGTTCAAGACTCTGGTGGCCGAGGTGGACGGCCGGCTGGTGGTCGGCGTCGTGCCGGTCACCGGCGATCTCGACCTGAAGGCGCTCGCCCAGGCGGCCGGCGGCAAGCGGGCGGCGCTGGCCGACCGTGCCGCCGCCGAGCGCAGCAGTGGGTACGTGCGCGGCGGGATCAGCCCGCTCGGGCAGCGCAAGCGGCTGCCCACGGTGATCGACGAGTCGGCCACCGGTCTCGATTTGATGTACGTCTCGGCCGGCCGCCGCGGCCTCCAGGTCGCCTTGGCGCCCGCCGACCTGGTGCGCCTGACCAGCGCGACCGTCGCCCCGATCAGATCCTGA
- the groES gene encoding co-chaperone GroES, whose translation MPVTTATKVAIKPLEDRIVVQANEAETTTASGIVIPDTAKEKPQEGTVLAVGPGRIDDKGNRVPLDVKVGDVVLYSKYGGTEVKYAGEEYLVLSARDVLAVIEK comes from the coding sequence ATGCCCGTGACTACCGCGACCAAGGTTGCGATCAAGCCGCTCGAGGACCGCATCGTGGTTCAGGCGAACGAGGCCGAGACCACCACGGCGTCGGGCATCGTGATCCCCGACACCGCCAAGGAGAAGCCGCAGGAGGGCACCGTCCTCGCCGTCGGCCCCGGCCGGATCGACGACAAGGGCAACCGCGTCCCGCTCGACGTCAAGGTCGGCGACGTGGTCCTCTACTCGAAGTACGGCGGCACCGAGGTCAAGTACGCCGGTGAGGAGTACCTGGTGCTCTCCGCCCGCGACGTCCTCGCGGTCATCGAGAAGTAA
- a CDS encoding class I SAM-dependent methyltransferase, producing the protein MPGVTPELLALLQTPEGARALAVAAEVGDGEPLAAASALRARGFGAELAAAALTQASLRRRAAMKFGPDAAGMFFTRNGLEQATRAVVAERRAARLAASGVATLADLGCGLGSDALAAARQGIAVYAVDADPGTAALAAANAAAAGLAELITVTCADATTVEVEKFDAVFADPARRQTGRGRVFDPKAYSPPWDFVAGLAGRVPRTVLKLAPGIDHALLPPGAEGEWVSVGGDLVEAAFWCGPLASAPRRATLVGLGELTGSGVERAPVGPVGAWFYDPDPAVVRSHLVAEFAAGIGGRLADPEIAYVYTDDPVDTPFARRLAVTDVLPFSLKRLRALFRERGVGTLEIRKRGSALVPDQLRKDLKLSGPHAAGLVLTRVDGAPTALVTAHS; encoded by the coding sequence ATGCCTGGTGTGACCCCTGAACTCCTTGCTCTCCTGCAGACCCCGGAAGGGGCTCGTGCGCTGGCCGTGGCGGCCGAGGTCGGCGACGGTGAGCCGCTCGCCGCGGCCTCGGCCTTACGGGCCCGGGGCTTCGGCGCGGAGCTGGCCGCCGCCGCTCTCACCCAGGCTAGTTTGCGCCGCCGGGCAGCGATGAAGTTCGGCCCGGACGCCGCCGGAATGTTCTTCACCCGGAACGGTCTGGAGCAGGCGACCCGCGCGGTGGTCGCGGAGCGCCGGGCTGCCCGGCTGGCCGCCTCCGGCGTCGCGACCCTGGCCGATCTGGGCTGCGGGCTGGGATCCGACGCGCTGGCCGCGGCCCGGCAGGGGATCGCGGTGTACGCGGTGGACGCCGACCCGGGCACCGCCGCGCTGGCCGCCGCGAACGCCGCGGCCGCCGGCCTGGCCGAGCTGATCACCGTGACCTGCGCCGACGCCACCACGGTCGAGGTGGAGAAGTTCGACGCGGTGTTCGCCGACCCGGCCCGCCGGCAGACCGGCCGGGGCCGGGTGTTCGACCCGAAGGCGTACTCGCCGCCCTGGGACTTCGTCGCCGGGCTGGCCGGGCGGGTGCCGCGGACGGTGCTCAAACTGGCCCCCGGCATCGACCACGCGCTGCTGCCGCCGGGCGCCGAGGGGGAGTGGGTGAGCGTCGGCGGGGACCTGGTGGAGGCCGCCTTCTGGTGCGGCCCGCTGGCGTCCGCGCCGCGCCGGGCCACCCTGGTCGGCCTCGGTGAGCTGACCGGCTCGGGTGTCGAGCGGGCCCCGGTCGGGCCGGTCGGCGCCTGGTTCTACGACCCGGACCCGGCGGTGGTCCGCTCGCACCTGGTGGCCGAGTTCGCCGCCGGGATCGGCGGGCGGCTGGCCGACCCGGAGATCGCCTACGTCTACACCGACGACCCGGTGGACACGCCGTTCGCCCGGCGGCTGGCGGTGACCGACGTGCTGCCGTTCTCGCTGAAGCGGCTGCGCGCGCTGTTCCGGGAGCGCGGCGTCGGCACCCTGGAGATCCGCAAGCGCGGCTCTGCGCTGGTCCCGGACCAGCTCCGCAAGGATCTGAAGCTGTCCGGGCCGCACGCGGCCGGGCTGGTGCTGACCCGGGTGGACGGCGCGCCGACGGCGTTGGTGACCGCGCACTCCTGA